ATTTGATAAAGGAAATGAAATAGAATCTCTGAGTGGTTGTTTGATATTTACTGGTAGAGGCCCTCTCGCAAATTTCCCCCAATTGCGTGATTCTTGAGTAGTAATAGTTCTATGACTTCCAGCGTGTGCTATTAATCCTTGAATAAATTTTCTATCCAAGTAATTGACTGGTAAGCCATGTAGTTGAGCCCAGAATTCTACTTTGTCAAATAAATACTCATGTGGTAGCTTATTAGGAACACATCTCTCTAAAGCTAGTAGATCATCTATTGTCACCCATGGAGATGATTCCATGATAAATTCAGGGTCCGATTGTGATTCGAATTTGATAAGAAACGTTTCAGACGTGAATTCAGATACATAGAATTTTTGATTAAAAGAACTTCATAACTTATGAAGAAGTTCCCTGTCATTGGAGATTTGAAATGTTCTAGGAGAGATAATCAGTAGAACCAGACAATTTTGGTAGTTCTTTGAGGGATTTTGTAAAGGAGTATTAATACAAATTTTCTTTGATGGTGAGTCTTGACTAAGAAGATTTGCAAATTGACTAAACATTTCAGAATTTTGATTTTATTGAAGTGAAGAGTGTTTAGATAGAGACATGGTGGAGAAGAAAGAGGATGTTAAAGAAAAGAAGACATGCCAGAGGCTATTGAGATTGAATTTTCCTGAAAAACTTAAAATTGAGGATAACTTCGTTTGAAATATGAAGAATCCAACAACTAGTTAGATCACAGAAACTTGGGATGTTTACGAACGATAAGGAGGGTTTTGATAAAAGTGAGATTAAAATATGATTGTTGGAAAAATTTACGTTAATGGAGAAAGTTGCAGAGCGTCTCTCTCATTCAATACAGTTTACAGTTCGTCTTGCAccacaaaatttatttttaatttgctcGGTTACAATTAAGCTATATCTATCCAAATCCAAAGTCTTTTCTAGTAACAAGTACCGGGTAGACTAGAAAATACAATTAAGCTATATCTATCCAAATCCAAAGTCTTTTTcagtagcaagtaccgggtcGACTAAAAAATATCTCCTAAGAGTCGACATAGGTTTTACGCCGGCCTGTCCGACCCTCGCACAACTTGCACCACGGCAAGCAATAATTAAGCTATATCTATATCGCCCCAAaatgcaaaatttatttttaatttgctaGGTTACAATTAAGCTATATCTATATCGCCCCAAAATGCTCTAACCATAGTGCTTGCTTGGCCTAAACATATAGGTCCATCGGCTAACCTTACACTAATAGTGATAGGTGTTAGTCACTGATTCATCAGTTTTTCTCAGGTTTCAGAAACTAAACTGTGGTTGTTCACCTGCTCTAATTAGGAATACCATCAGATTTGCTTGTACGCATAAAAATCACAGAGCAGAACAGGTCATATCTACCAACTCGAACAGGTCATGTCTACCAAATCCGAAATAGTAGGTGGATGAGTATACAAAAGCATGTAAGGTTAAATGTTAtagagaacaacaacaaaagacaaCGGAAAGAGAAAAGAGCAGATGAAAACACTACCCGATCAATAAGACGATAGAGCAGATGAAAACACTACTCGACCAATAAATTAGCTTATGGTTAGAATGAACTACAAAAGGGAAACCGGAGACAGAACTAGATTACAAGAAGAACCCGTGGAAAGAAGCAAGTAGAATGATAACTAGCTATGTGATATtacttctatatatatatatatgacacaATCCGACTTCTTTATTATCTTCCAAGCGGGATGAGCTTTCGGTTTCGCATGTACGGATCAACCCACTCTTTATCTTCCCTAGCAGCCTTCTCCCACCTCTGTTTAAATACTTGAAGCTCCAAGGTTGATTGTCTCCTTATCTGCAATATTAATCCATATGGTCATCAGTAAGAGCTTAAGAAATGAACAGAACAAACAACCTAAGGTGACATTTAGTTTGCTCTAAGCTTGATTGTCAAATTCAAACGAACCACTGCGATACAAATTGAAAATCTACGTTCTATTTTTTACAATTTGATTCTTTGACGTTTAAACCGGCAAGATTTCAATAGATCTCAATGAACATGAGGTTACGAGAGAGAAGGAAATTGGAAGAAAGCAACATTATTATAGACATTACAAAGCCAGAGTTCCTCACCTCAGATCGAACATCGACTTCTGGAGATCTTCGTTTCTGTGGATCAAGAGATAAAATAATGTATTATACAAGGAACTTAGCCTAAATGGACCAGAAGTATTGATTCCCATTTCTCCTTAAGTGTAGGCGGGAAATGTGAGATATGTAGACAAATAACCTCAACTAATTAACTCAATGTTTACCTGTACAGGTTCTTCAAGAACGTTATTTTTAACCTGCATAAGTTTGTACACAAAAAGAGGTTTCAGATATTGTGAAGAACAATTACCTACGGTTGAGATCTAATGCATAAACATATTACCTTTCTAGAGGATGCTCCTCCTAGAGTTTGTACACCTTGATGTACAATATATTCACTATCAATAACTCCTACCTTCTTCGTTCGGTCACCCTAAACACAAAGCTTAGCATGTTGGTCTTACATCCAAAATCATGTCAAAAATGAAAGCCTAAAACAGAAGTTATTTCCATGAACAATATTTAACGAAATTTTTTACAACTCCTCACCTGAGCACAATACCCAAGTTTCATATCCATTCCCCATCCGTGAACAAGATCATTCTGCAGGAATTCAGAAAATACAGAAACAATTACAACCCAATCCAAAGAGATAAGGATCTAGGGTCATTAATTTTCCTTCTTCATTCATATTTACTTTCTCTGACCACTCAGCCTTACAGAGGTAGTTTTGATCAGATGAGGCTGAGCAGAGGTAGAGGCAGAGGTAGGGACAGAACCTGGAGACCAAGGACAGACTGCAGGAGCAAGTGTATTCAATCGTTCCTACAGTACAATACAAGCAATCCTATGTGCATACTGGGAATATGTAAAGAGCAAGTTTACCTGGATGAGATGCCAAGCACAATGCCAAGCAGATCTGGAAAATACTGGTGCCATCCCCTCCACCCATCTGTGGAAGAAAAGCAAGCAATAGAAGATAATACAGTTCTACTGTGTTAGCAGAAATATAGCACTCCCCATACTGTATTTTAAGAAGAAGATAGAATGGAGTGAAGCATATGTTACTTTCATTTTAAGCAAATCGATCATGCTTTTAACGACCTGGTATCAGATAAACCTAAAAGGAACATCAAGATAGATAAAACCTACCCGGTGCAGGGTGGTCCTTGGCTAGCATCCGAACATCTGACACTTCCTCGATTATCATAGATCCTCCTGTGTAAAGTTATAAGCGCATTTTTTAGCAACAGAAGTTTTGCAATATAAAGAATGAAATCTCAATCATTCCATAGGTTCCCGTTCACCTGTGGAATTTCTTGGATCTTTTGCGAATGGTTATCTTATGATGTATTTCCAACGAATCTGGGTCTAAAGCTGGTTGTGATATCTCCAGTCCCTCTGCTTTCATAATTTTCAGGTATCTGCCAGGAAACACTGTACTTTGAGCACAAAgtttaaaagaaaacaacacaCGAAACTAAGAAAATAACTTTCACAGGAAACAACAATATACGTACCTCCCTGGGTGGAAATTAGCAACACCCAAATCTTCATCCCAAATGAAAATATAATCATAAGTAGAAACAACATCTGGATGTAGAAAACGTTTTGCAAACCACCTGAAACAATAAATAGTTAATATATTCTATAATACGAGCATACAGAAACACTATTGACTTCTGAATCTTTACAGTCTCACTGAAGCTTACATAATAACGCAGTACTGAAGAAGGTGATATTACGGAAACATTTGGAATTGGTGATAACGCAAACATAATACTCACCATTTTGTTTGATTCTCGGCAATAATATGAATAGCCTTGTTACTCCACTCAAGATCCTGCCATCCATCGACGTTGGAGTCGTAGTGGAATAGCATAATTGTAAAATTTCCTGAAAGAAACTGAATACCAGGAGGTTAGACAAGAAATGTTCTGTTATTCTGGGTTACCATACACACCATATATAGATAGTTACCTTCTGAACAATAGCATTTACATTTTCCTTTTGCTTTATACCAACAGGTATTGCCAGAAGGTTCTGATGGCTAGACACCTTAATCTGAAAGTAGAAAATGAGCATGAATATTCCTACTAGTTGTTTGCCAGAATGATTACAGCAAAATTTCTATAACCACAACAGTACAAATATGTATATGAGAGATAATGGTTATGTCCCAACATCATTGTTTAATGAACAAGAAGGATATCAGGTGAGAGTGTACTTAATACAAAGTGCAAATAGAAATGAATCTTACCTTACTCGCGCTACTTGTAAACCATAAGGGCCTTAGCTCCAAGTCTGACCTAGCTTGAACTATACCATGAGGTAGATAATTCACCCTACTGAAAGCATCGGTTGAACCCTAACGATAGCAATAGAAACTTTTTCAGAAAACGAATACATCTTGAAGGAAAAGAAagtaatcaaaaagaaaatttaGCCATGCAAAGTTGAGTAGTAGCAGTAAGTTTGAAAGAACACATTTTGTTTGTCTTTCCAGTGGGCAGTAGGATGAAGTTTGAAGGCATATTACAAGGAAGGTAGTTAGCATCCTTACCTTCTCTGCGTTGAAGGGATTCAACCTAGTCTCCATCTGacattttcgaagaaattcatTAATCATTAGTACACAAAAAGAAAAGATGAAGGGTCTAGCAAAGCTTGAAATTACTATTAGTAAACAATACATGATTTGATACACGATGGATGCCTTCTAGGAAGGACTGCAAATGGTGTAACCAGCATAACTGCGAACACACCACTACCAACTATTCACTTTATTATGTTTTAGGCCTAACACTGGATTCAAAACCCATCCAAATACATTATTGGTCTTTCTCCTGAAGCAACAAAAACAGTCTCGTGATGCAAACGCATTTGACTTTCATAAGCTAGGGTAACATTATTAGGGTGACAGCACGTGCTACGCCTCTATGAATAGAATTCCACAGTGCAATGGTCAAATGGTGCAATGCCATTTGTA
This is a stretch of genomic DNA from Papaver somniferum cultivar HN1 chromosome 1, ASM357369v1, whole genome shotgun sequence. It encodes these proteins:
- the LOC113305961 gene encoding uncharacterized protein LOC113305961, which produces MTALKSWTWLSKSRNLITNKGSNGLKMKQLPFMGILCAFMLFIVYRTTNYQHHHTKMETRLNPFNAEKGSTDAFSRVNYLPHGIVQARSDLELRPLWFTSSASKIKVSSHQNLLAIPVGIKQKENVNAIVQKFLSGNFTIMLFHYDSNVDGWQDLEWSNKAIHIIAENQTKWWFAKRFLHPDVVSTYDYIFIWDEDLGVANFHPGRYLKIMKAEGLEISQPALDPDSLEIHHKITIRKRSKKFHRRIYDNRGSVRCSDASQGPPCTGWVEGMAPVFSRSAWHCAWHLIQNDLVHGWGMDMKLGYCAQGDRTKKVGVIDSEYIVHQGVQTLGGASSRKVKNNVLEEPVQKRRSPEVDVRSEIRRQSTLELQVFKQRWEKAAREDKEWVDPYMRNRKLIPLGR